ATATTGAGGCGCTTTAATCATGTAAATAATCCTCATTTATAACGTTAATTAAAGTTTCGGTAATTGTGTAACATTTACCTTTTAAATTAAGCTCTGCCATTTTCTTAGGGTCGCACTCAACCAGATATCCCATATCCAGCATCGCACGCATCGTCTGGTCAATTGCAACCGTAGCGTTGCCACCCTTCATTTTAGAAAATGCAGCATAGCTATATGCGCGTTTCTGAATATCGGCACGCGTTACAATTCCATTAGCTCGCGCAACCGGGTTAACAGGTTTTAATTTCTGCGAATAGTATTCCGAAATTAGACCGATAACCTTTTTAATTCTCGCATCGTCAGACTTACCAATTGAACCATCTTTTACGCGCGTGAACATGGTGCGCATATCAGTTTTAACCAGCTCAATAGCCCAGCGAGCGTGCTGCTCCTGTACACATGGCGTATGGTAATCATCACCTACCGCCAACAGGCACGCAAGGCGCAGCGCTTTAAGGTGCGCACGGCTCCAGATTTGGCGCTTTGAATCGTCATCCGTTCCGTTTACACCCTCATCACATTCCTTTTCAAATGCGTCGAGAATACTCTCAGCGACCGGAGAGCTTGAAACGTCAGTAGATGAATTCTTACCAACCTCAAGCGATGCGTTTGCGACAATGGCCTTCAGGATGAAAATAACATCATCCGGCAGATAGGCCGCTGGCTTCTTAACGCGCGGCGGTCGAATCCCGGTATATTCGATGCACAGGAAACGGGATAAGAATCCATCTTCCATCATGCTACGGTCAAGCGCACCGTAATAAGTATCCGGCGTTGCTTCAGCGATGAACGAATATGCAACGCCGCCAGTCGCCTGAACGTTGTTTTCTTTATCGGCGTAAGCCGTCCCGCCCAGGGTACTACTTACCGCTGATTTGTGGTAAACCGTCGTCATCACCTGCTTTAACGTATCCAGACCGTTAGGGGTCTTGCCGCTGCTAAGCATTTCGATGGTTTTACCCCATTCATCGTTCGCGTTGATGCAACTCTTATACGGATTAGTTGCAAGCGCCTTCATTAATGCAGGGCCGGACGCGTAGCGCGTGATGTCGAAAATAGAATAAGCGTGAGGCGATGCGTTTTCGGTACGCGTCAGCGCTTCCATAGTCATCGACAGGCTGCTATGCATGTCCTCTTTGCCCACACCAGATTGCGCCAGCAGCACCAGATAAAGGTTAAGGCCAGAGCGCGGAATAGAGTAGCTACGGCCCGCGATGCCCGCCATGACGCCCAGCGCCGCAATAATTGACACTTCCCGGATAGGGCGAATCGACGATTTATAAAAGCATTGCGCCAGGCGACCCACGAAGCCGGGAGGCCATTCCATCGGGACATAGCTGGCAGCACGTGCGGCGACAGCTGGCTCGACGTCTTCAGGCATAAACGGGTCTTCGGCCTCAGTCTCAATGTGCGCAGCGCCAACGGCGGCATATTGCGCATTCATGCGAGCAATCAGGCTGTCAGCCAGGGCTTTACCGTGCTCAAGGTCTGCGGTCGCCTGAGCCGCTTCGCGAGCCATACGGGAACGGCAGATTTTAAGCAAGCGGTCAACGTGATAGTTGCTCTTCGTTGCCTTCTCGCGTAAGCCCAGTTGAGTCATGCGGAACAGTCGACGACATTGCTCGTTGCTTTCCGTATAGAAGGCAAACATCGACATGAGCGATAAATCAGCCTCAGACTGGGACGGATATCCCCAATTATTCCAGTCGCCAACTTCAGCAAGGCCAATAAACTTAGCCGCGTTCTCAGCACCGCGAGCACGCAAATAAATAGTTTCATCCGATTCAGTAGCATCGAATTCAATCAATTCGTAATCAGGCTCGTCGCCATCGCGCAGCGACTCCGCCAGCTGTTGAGCTTCGAGGATGTATGAATTGACAGGCTTGATTTTTCCGAGAAATTTCCCGGTGCAAATCATAAAACGTTCCTGACTATACAGCTCAACGCCCCATCGACGGCAACCCTTGCCAATGTTAGCTTTAAACCAGATATGCACGCCTTTACCGTGACGGCTAACTTCGGTATAACTGTCGAAAATTTCCATGATGCGACGATAGTTCGCGAACTGTTCCGGCGTAGTCCATTTTGCAGGTTCGCCCGGATTCGTTTCAGCGTCTTTAACATCTAAATCAATGCATGAGTATTCATCATTGGCAGTGAGATAATAGCCAATGAAACAGCCTGTCAATTCAGCAATTTGAATCGCAGTGTCGTAATCCATGCCGCCCACGACTTTCGGGTCTACTGGTAACAATCCGGCGGTTGATGAATATGCGCAAGGAGCGCCTTGCGAGTTCGCTGGGTACCAGTTTGGCAATACACGGATTTCCGAAGGAAAGTTATCCATGTAATCAACCATTGCGACGCCCCATTACCTCGTTAACCCACTGGTCTAAAAACGGTTGCAGCGCTTCGCGGTTCCAGATGTATTGCGTACCAACGGCGATAGCGTGAGGGAGTTTTCCGCACTCACGTGCGAACTTGATGGAAGAGCGCTTGACGTTGTACGTGTCGCAGATTTCCCCAACGGTGATATAATCCCGGTCGAAAATCCCTTGCTGAATATTCACGTCGTCTTTGAAGATTGTCATTGTGATGCCTCCAGGGTGAGCCACTATTTAGCGTCATTCCGTACAGGATTACAAGTAGAATGACGCTAATTTTAAAAATAATTATGCGGCACCGTTGAACGTACGCCATGCGTTAAACTGGCGGTTAGCTGTTATGCGGTTCCATCCGTGTACGTCAGCCAGTGCATTCACGTCCTGGGGAGTAGGGAAACGCCCGCTAATTTCGGCCCGCAGTTCGTCCAGGCAGTCCCAGATTCGCAGCGTGACGCCCCTTAGCGGCTTAACCACACCATTGCGCTCGTAGCGCGGGATGTTGCGGCTTTTTACAGGTTGAACGGGTGCGGAATAGCGGCCTTGCGCCTTCAGATTCATCAACGTGTCTTCTACGTTGTCTTCACTTACGGCATAGGGCGCGGCTGTTCCTTCGATTAGCGGCGCTGCGCATTCACGCGGTACGCCCAGATTTACCAGAAAACGGCGAGCCGATGCTTTGTCACAAAACAATTTAGGTTGAGCCATGTTATCACCTCTTAAATTATTGTGGTTAAGGTCATTCCGTGACGTGTTACTTAGTCCAGAAAATTGTTACTTCCCAGATATCGGGATTCGTTACGGCGTTGCTGTATTCGGATTCTGTCAGCTGAATCCAGTTATCAGATTCGCGGTTTACAGGTCGCCCCATATAAACCGGAGTCATCCGATTACGCAACGCTACCAACACCGCTAAATAAAAATCCTCCCTTAGTGATAATGCGTATGGGTTATTTCGCATCAAGCCAGTCAAGCGCTCGATTTCTTCACTGACTTTACTTTGGGTAACATGCATCTTCCCGGCCCCATTAGTTTATATCTTTCACAGTCAATATTGACCTTGATATATTCGATTAGCTGTACGTTAACAAGATGCTCAATAAATACATTGTTAATCTTGTTAGCTCTAATTTTACCTGTCCAGGTAAAGCGGTCTGTTAAGGTATCGTGCAGAATATAATGACCGTTGCGAAAATTATCCCTTACCTTATATTCTGCCGGGGTGAGCATCAATCTTTGCGGCCCGCAATGGCTGCGACGATTTCCAAGTGCTCACGGCGGCGCTGTAATTCTTTTTCTTCCTCAGCCAACCGCACTTTGCGCTTGTTAGGGAGGCACAGGATAATAAGCAGAACAATAAAGGGGCTAATGAACGCGCTAATAAACATCCAGCCTACGACAGAGCGCTCACGCCTTGCAGCGACAACGCCAACTACGACCCACAATGTTACGGTAATGATTGCAAATACGATATCCATGATACACCTCGTTAGGTTGATTTGATTTACATCCGGCAACTCAATGCTGCCCGGTGATTTAACTATAGCTGTTTCGTACAATAACGCAATAGAAAAAGGCGAGAATTTTTAATTTCTCGCCTTTATGTGAACCAGCTCACAGAGCTTGAATAAGTATGTGAACCAGGTAGAACAGTGATACCAGCAACGCCAGCAGCACCAACAGCAAATCACTACGTTTCATTTTCTAAATCCTCCAGCGTTGCGGCAAGGTCTGCCAGGTTAGCGACAAAGAAAACTGACTCTTTGCCATTACAATAATCAATCACCGCTTCGATTGTGGCTAATTGAACTGTATCAGCCAGCAAGCTAAGCACAGGCGTAACGGCGCGTAAACAAACGGCGCTACCGCGTAGCACGTTATCGGCGTTATAATTGTTTAACTCGATACCGTTAGCCAGATAACTACGCTTTAAATAATACGTCCCGCCTATTTCATAGTGCATCGTTCAGTCGCCTCCCGGTAAGCCAGTTCAATCAGTTCGTGAGCGTAGATAAATGCGTCAGCCTCATCTAAATCAAGCTCTGCGACTATCTTTTTAACCTGCTCGACTATCTTTTTATGCTGCTCGTGAGAGACAACGCATTTAAATTCCATCATTGCGTCACCTCGTCAGCTCTGATTTGCATCACGCGCCAGCAGCAACGCATCGCATCATCTGCGCCCCTGTGACCCTGTAAACATGCCCGCGCTTCATACTTCATAGCCGGGACGTTACGCATAGCCCAGTCAAGCAGGTTAACGGCGGCGTAGTTGATATCGCTAATATCAAGCGGTGATTTCTCAGTCAGAGAAATGGCCCGCGCAAATGCTTTTTGTACTTCATTAAATCTCGCCATTTCATCACCTCTTAGAAATTATGCGGCGTTGCAAAGTGTTTAATTGCCAGAAGTCTAGCTTCTTCAACGCTGTTAACTGAATACCCTACATAGTCGCCAGGTTCCATCTTTCCGTCGATGCCAAAACAAACCATCATCATCGGAACAGCGCCACCAACACTATATTTAATCAAATGTGCAGTTTTCATTATTCAACCCTCATCAATGTTTCTTTCCAGTTAACGCCGCCCAGTTCAGCAGCACCGCAAAATACTTTGTCATTGCTCCACATAGTACACCAGCGCGTTGCCCCTCTTACGGCGGGTACGTGCGGCGGTTCATCCTCGATAAGATATGCCCACACTACGCCATCGGCGTCAATAGCTACCCATTTGGCATGACGCGGAACCATTATCACCGTTCCCATGTACTGAATCGGTTTAGGATGTCCGTTGTCTCTAGCATCGATTAACATATTGTGTCTCCTGTTCTGTATGATTTAATTCTAGCACGCTCCGAAAAGCGTGCTGTGATTAACATCACACTTCTTTAATTGCTTGCCAGTTTGGGAAATATATCCGGGTTTTCCGCCTTAATCTGGTCACGCATGGCGATTGGCAGCATACCGATAAACTTCTGTACCGGGAGAATTGCGACCTGCTGACGCTTCTTATCCAGCCCTAACAGGATACCTATCACCTCGCCTTTATCGTTGACTACCGCACCCCCGGACATGCCCTGGACGCCGCCCGCCGTTGTCACCATGTACGAACAATCCGACGCCGGAACATTAGCAACTATGCGCCCTTTGCTCGATACGGGCAACCCGGTAAAGCCGGAATAGCCGTAAATCGTGATATTGTCGCCAACGTTAGCAACGTTGTATTTATGAATATCCGACTTGCTATTGCTTTGCGCAATAACGCTTACATCACATAGGCTACTTTCCTTAACGGATGTTTTAAGCAACATATGCGCGGCATGTTTTGCCGTGACCGACGTCGATTCGGTTAACGGCGTTGAGCTGCCGGATATACCGCCGATAAGTGCGGAGGGTGTACCGATAAAATTTAAATTGCTGTAATCGGTCGCTTTAGTATCGACAGAATAATCACCGTGAGAGCAAGCGGAAAGCATCGCCGCCGCCAGGACTGCAAACAACATTAAACATAACTTTTTCATTTTACACCTCGAAAATAAAGTTGATAAGACTAACCACACTTACAACGATAACGGCAATGAAAACAATCACCGTTATTACTGCTGAGATAAGGCCGCTAAATCCGTCATGCGGCGAACTGTATTGCTTTGCGGCATCATACCAGCCGTCCGACCAGGCCCGGAACTCAGGCGAGCCGTGTTGATACGGGTTATAATCGTGCGGCGCACCGTCGCAATATGAATCAAAACCAGTGATTTTGATTAAATCCAATTTGCTGTCAGTCATTACATTTTATCCTTATCGCTTACACCGTTCAGGACGCAACGCAATTCTACGGCCTCACGTGGTACGGCTGGCATTGCTGCGACGCAATCAGCGCGGTTATTTAGTTCGTCTGCAATAAATTCATCACAAACGCCGTCAGAGTTGCACAGGGTATAAACTAAAAGCCAGGTTACACTAAACATAATACACCTCAGATTCTGTAAAGGGTCACTAATTCTTTGCGGGCGCAAAAGTACATAATTGGGTCAGCATCGCGGCGGCTCAAATGCAATATTAAATCATGCCCGTCATGGTTCGTATTAGCAAAGCGGCTAATATCGTTAACGACCATCGGCGCATTTGCGGTTTTATTCCACACAATGCAACCGACCTTTAACATGCTCGCCGGGATATTGCAGCTTAGGGAATCCAGCGCGTATGATGAATTGTGGTCATCGGGAGCCGTCTTAATTAGCAAATCGATAATGTGAATTTTAATTGATGGTAACATTAGTTGTTATCCTTCTTATTCCAGCCTTTTGATAATGCACAATAAGGAATCATTTGAGAGACTATTGGCCCATCAAGAAAATAAATCCTTACGTTATAATTGCCGTTCGGGAATTCAGCCAGTACATTCACACCATGTAAGTGATGGAAATGCTGAAGCGTCGACGGCTGGTCAATCCACATTCTAATCATGCTACGCGCTCCGCTAATTTGGGCACCGTATGGAAAGAAACTTTCCAGTGAGTAGCGATTTTATACAATACGTGTTTGCAGTTCGGACACTCGCAAACGCTATCCCAAACATCATAGCGCGGCGGCTTCAGCGCTTCGATTTCACCAGAGCAAACCGGACATTTGCCTTTCAGCGGTTTAAATTGTTTTTGCTTTGTCATAAGTCACCTCCAGGGTGAGGGTGGCCCACTAGGGGCCGATTGTTAAAAGTTCCAGGGTTTAGCGTTGTGACGTTTGGCGGTTGCGCGGGCATCGACTTTACCAACTACCCTAATACGCTCACTCCCAACTAACTTACCATTCCAACCGAACTCAATAAACTTTGTCTTACCGCTTGCGAAATAATGTGCTGTTTTCATCGTCTTGCTCCGTTGTTGTCTTGATGAATACAGTATAGCTGTTGCGTACAGTAAGTCAAGTGACACATATCACATTATTGAATAGTGACGCCGTTTGACTGCATGTTGCACGCGCGGAAAACTAACCGCTGCGCTCCGAACTGGACGCCGCATACTGAATATTCATCAACAGCACCAGCAATGAACGGTTTAAAAAGCTGACTCTGTTCAATGTAGCTAAGGAAAATAGTTGCGTATGTTTCCATGTTGCAAAAGTCGCAGATGTCAGCCATGCGAGCCGTTTCAAAAGCGGCGCGGTCAAGCGCTGTTGACATCTCAGGCGTAAACTTATCAGTGCCAATGATGCTAATGAAAGCGTACGCCAGGTATTTAACATCGTTATCAATCTGAGTTGAACGGTTCATATTGTGCCTCCTGTATAAGATGAATTAAGTATAGACGTTCAACATATCATTGCCGTGATATGCATCACATATAATCACTCTGGTGTATAATCTGCAACGTCGTTAGGCGTAGGCTCTTTGCCTGTGCGCCTCCATATATCATTGCGCTTTAAATAAAGCAAATGCTGACATTGTTCACACATATCAACGTGAGCCGTGTTTTTCATTGCTTTCGTGCTGCGTAGTGTATACATACCACAATCACAGCGACACACCCAACGTTGCTTATAATAAACGTGGTCTAAGCGCCCAATCACGACCAGACGACCGCGACGCTTGCCAACCATATTAATTATTGCTTGCGCCTGAGTCGGATTAACACAATCAATGATTTTAACGACCGGGTACGGCGTTTCACGGTCTACACCGTTGCCCTTTTTAGGTGGGGTGTAATGTTCGCCCTCTTCAGTCACGCGGGCCGCAATTTTATTAATTGGTACGCGCTTGATTATATCCATCACATCACCTCAATAACCGTGTAACCTGCTGCGGCGTTTAACGCTGCGTAAAAGTCTTTAAACATTGTGTTACCGTCATGAATACGCTTTTCCGCATATTCTACGTCACCTTTGAGCGCTTTGCGTTTCAGCGCTGCGCAGATAGTCACGCGTTGAATGTGGTTAGCGGCCTGAAGCCTGAAAAGTGCATAGCTATCATCACCAGCGCGGAACAGTGTAATAACTTTGCGGGCCTCAACTACGCTCGCATTTTCTGCGAGCGCCATAATCTTAGTAACCTGGGCGGGTGTATAGTTAGCCATTACATCACCTCATAATGATAGCGCCCGTCCTGGTCAATCACCAGGCAGTAACCCGCGCGGGCTTCAGGCTCACCGATTACAACGTCGCCATTAACAATCATTGCTTTGACGGCTTCAGGCGATTCACCGAAAGAAGCGTAACAGGTACGCGCGGCGCTCGGACTCACAAAATTAGCGGTGCCAACTCTTACCCCTGTCATATCAGCAGTAGCTACCCAGTGACGCGCCGCCGCTTTTGCGATGCATACACCATTGCTAATCGTATTGCAATTAGTTTCACCACATGCTTTCATTTTCTGGAGTGCTTCGGTCGGAATCCACGCAAGTTTATTCCATACATCCTCGCATGAGTAAACGTCGCTAAAATACGGCGATTGTGACGCCTTCAGGGAATCCAGCTTGCAAGCCTTGCGCACACGGCCCATAACGTAAGGAGTAACGAATTGTAGGAAATATGCTTGATGCAGTTTAGACGGGTCAGCCATATATTGAGCGTAAGTAATCATTTTCTTATCCTCGAATGTGTTTAGTATTCGGGCGACTAGCGCCCGATGATAATTAAAAGCGGTCTTTTTTAATGTCGTGGCGGCGGAAACCGTTCATATCAAAGAAAGCAACGATACCAGCGGGCGCACCCTTATGGGTTTTAGCTTTACGGCGCAGTTCATATACTGCGATACGGTCGCCGTCGTTAGTTTCTACAACGTCTTTTGACACTGCAAAGTTTGACATGGTGTCACCGAAAAACTTCATTGTGTCACGGTCAAAGTATTTGGAATCCGGCTGTGCTTCCAGGTGGAGCGATTTGAGTTGGCTTGATGTGGTCATGATGTATCTCCTGTTAGCTATTGAGCATGTCGCTCTGTTGAAATAACTATAGCTGTTCCGTACAGGAGATACAAGTGATATTCGTCACATTTTTAACTAAATGCGCGTTTTATTGAGTTGAATATCGATTCAGTAACAATCAATGAATCCTGTTCACTATGTTGCGCGTTCTGGAGCAGTACGCCCCCAATCATCATACATCTAATCACGTTATGCCAGGCCGCATCATGACTTGCGCCCGCAATCATATTGGCTGCGTTATGGTGATACGTTACACCCGGCGTCATGTCAATAAACGCATTAACTAGTTTGATATGCTCAGGATTGCCGTTTGCAGCGTCGAACAGCACCGCCCGCGCGTCACCGTCTTTTAACGCAAGGTTAGCCGCTCGGAACATCCAATCAGCTATCGTTACATAATCGTGAGAGCTTACGCGAGTGTTGTTTGATTGCGTAAACTCAGCCAGGTTAACGCGCCCGAACTCTAAGCCATCCCAGGATTCAAGCGCCTGGCTAACGTCATATGAATAAGTCAACGTTTTACCATCATACCCCAGGGCCGGGAATCGCCCGTTTGCATCATGCCGCCAATCCCAGTAAATGGGCTTGCGACCGCTGCCAAACATCCTGAAACCGTGTTTAATGATGTGGTGATATAATGCGTCGAACATCTTAACCTTTGCAGGTGGCACCGTGCTAACACGTTCAACGCGTACGCGCTTATCTGCGTCGCGTGAATCTTTACGCCCTGACAGCTTACCAGCAAGCGCAAGATTCATCGTCTGCCGTATCTCAGGGAAACAATGCTCCGCAGCCCCTAAGATGTCGTAAAGCTCAAGCCGCGCCCCCTTCAGGACTTCAGATGTAACCACAATAAAATCATCGTTGAATTTATACGGGATGGTAAGCGGGACATCTATTTTTAATTTAGTGGCGTTTGCATTTGGGCTAAACGGGCGCAGATAAATATTATGTTGCGTATCACGTTCAAAGGCGTACGCCGTCACTTTGCCATCAAGGTCGAGCCGCGCGACCGCCAGCCATACCAGGAGCGGGCAATTGTGGATAGTGATTCCCGGCGTACATTCCAGCGGCGTATCAGCGCCCCGGCTGTTGGAAGTTGGCAGGTCGTCAATATAGGCGCGGCGCTGCAATGTCTCTTTTGAGGCGGCAACCGATGCGGTCATGATATCCGATGAATCAGGGGAGCCGCTCACAACCTCCGGCCCAGTTTTATAGTCAACCACTACGTCGCCCGCGCCTGGATAGGTGAGCATTGCGTCAGTCTGGGCTAGTGATGGATTTTGCGAGCCGAACTTACCAAAAGCACCGTTATTGATTATGGCGGCTTCGGGCAAACGTGGGTCGATGTATTGGACGTCGGACGGTTGCGCGTGCGGGTCGGATGATTCCGCGTGCGCGTCATGCACGGCTTGCTTTATAGCGTTAAAGTCGAATTGAGCCATGATTGTGGAACCTCGTGTAGTGTGGTTAGATTGAGTGTACGATATGAGAGTACATGAGGGTGATGGGATGTCAAGCAAATTGTAAGAGTGTTAATTGTAGAATATACATTATACACTCTTACGAAAAGCCTAACTTACTAGCTCTCATAAGTAGGGGGGTATGAGCGTTTGGTAAAAAGCTCAAATACATAAATGTCAAGGTGTAAAAGGATGATAATGCATAATTGTAAGTGAAAAAAAATTTTGTGTGTTTGGTAAAACACACATTAAATCTAATAAAATAATAATAGTAATAAAGTATATATATATATATGTATATTAATTCAGTTTTCAAAGAGCGAATTCTTACTCGTCGTTAATATTTCGTAGCGACGAGGTAGAGGTTTTATCGAAGGTCAGCGACCTTGTCAACACCCAAAAAGCATTTTCTTTAAAAAAATTTAAACAAACTTTTAAAAAGAAAAACTCAAAATCTCTAAAACAAGTTCGACGCTGACTTTTGAATACAAATCAAATGGTTAGCTGTCTACAAGAGCTTGAAAAGCACATGTCCCGTTGAAGAGATTACGGGTTATAGTGGGAAAGCTTCTGGCTTGCAAGCTTTTTTAATGCCCAACTTCTGAGCATACTAGCACGTTTTTGCTGAATTCCTACGCAAAAGTACAAAAGCAGCTATGTAATTCAGCACTTCACCCACTCAACATAAACATCTCTCACAATAAATGAGCGATCGAGCGCGAACTTTTCGGCGGACTTTAAAAAAACTCAAGGCCTTTCCCGCAAAAGAGAGGGCTCTTTTTATTTATTTAAAGCTTCTAGCGCAGAATTGATCCACGCCTGATAGAAATCCACCCGAGAGTAAATAGAAGAGCCTAAACATCTGTGCCCGTTTTCTTTCCGAGCAACTTTGCTTGTAACACCGATGAGCTTGAACTCGCCTCTCTCCATCGCATAGACAGGTCCTCCTGAATCTCCGAAGCATGTTCCTGTTTTACCTTCTTGAAGAATCTTAAACTCGTTGGGTTTATAGTCAGGCTTAGACAGAGGCAGCGTCGTCTTGCGAAGAGTGCCAAGGCCCGTTCTTAAGCGCGGATAAGCCATTCCGTATCCAGCAATAAGAACAGGCGCATTTACTCTGAGGCTCGAAAAATTCTCGATGAGTTTTGCTGGGACGTATCCTTCGGGCACACGGCCTTCGAATTTAACAAGAGCAACGTCATTCGCAGGGCCGAAGATAGGATCCTTTGTATAGTGAGGCTCCCTGAGAGCCTTCAAAACTCTTCGTGACGCTCGCTCCAACTTCAATCCGAATCGGATCT
This region of Bdellovibrio sp. 22V genomic DNA includes:
- a CDS encoding serine protease, whose protein sequence is MKKLCLMLFAVLAAAMLSACSHGDYSVDTKATDYSNLNFIGTPSALIGGISGSSTPLTESTSVTAKHAAHMLLKTSVKESSLCDVSVIAQSNSKSDIHKYNVANVGDNITIYGYSGFTGLPVSSKGRIVANVPASDCSYMVTTAGGVQGMSGGAVVNDKGEVIGILLGLDKKRQQVAILPVQKFIGMLPIAMRDQIKAENPDIFPKLASN
- a CDS encoding trypsin-like serine protease, which translates into the protein MRLLSSWKTLLVCILVAACARGPEDDDFSVNSSGQIFGGEKVAFSEAIARSTVGIYNRKQKTYCTGTLLAKNIVLTAGHCLTSADRDHEIRFGLKLERASRRVLKALREPHYTKDPIFGPANDVALVKFEGRVPEGYVPAKLIENFSSLRVNAPVLIAGYGMAYPRLRTGLGTLRKTTLPLSKPDYKPNEFKILQEGKTGTCFGDSGGPVYAMERGEFKLIGVTSKVARKENGHRCLGSSIYSRVDFYQAWINSALEALNK
- a CDS encoding DUF3987 domain-containing protein, yielding MVDYMDNFPSEIRVLPNWYPANSQGAPCAYSSTAGLLPVDPKVVGGMDYDTAIQIAELTGCFIGYYLTANDEYSCIDLDVKDAETNPGEPAKWTTPEQFANYRRIMEIFDSYTEVSRHGKGVHIWFKANIGKGCRRWGVELYSQERFMICTGKFLGKIKPVNSYILEAQQLAESLRDGDEPDYELIEFDATESDETIYLRARGAENAAKFIGLAEVGDWNNWGYPSQSEADLSLMSMFAFYTESNEQCRRLFRMTQLGLREKATKSNYHVDRLLKICRSRMAREAAQATADLEHGKALADSLIARMNAQYAAVGAAHIETEAEDPFMPEDVEPAVAARAASYVPMEWPPGFVGRLAQCFYKSSIRPIREVSIIAALGVMAGIAGRSYSIPRSGLNLYLVLLAQSGVGKEDMHSSLSMTMEALTRTENASPHAYSIFDITRYASGPALMKALATNPYKSCINANDEWGKTIEMLSSGKTPNGLDTLKQVMTTVYHKSAVSSTLGGTAYADKENNVQATGGVAYSFIAEATPDTYYGALDRSMMEDGFLSRFLCIEYTGIRPPRVKKPAAYLPDDVIFILKAIVANASLEVGKNSSTDVSSSPVAESILDAFEKECDEGVNGTDDDSKRQIWSRAHLKALRLACLLAVGDDYHTPCVQEQHARWAIELVKTDMRTMFTRVKDGSIGKSDDARIKKVIGLISEYYSQKLKPVNPVARANGIVTRADIQKRAYSYAAFSKMKGGNATVAIDQTMRAMLDMGYLVECDPKKMAELNLKGKCYTITETLINVINEDYLHD